A window of Nonomuraea angiospora genomic DNA:
CATCCCGCACCGGTCGCGGCGGGCTCCGGTGAGGCCCTGCCCTCCACGGCGCCGCTGATCACGGCGCCCGCGCAGGCGCTCATCGACGAGCTGGGCATCGACCCCGCCCGCGTGCGCGCCCTGCCCGTGAAGGTGGTGCGGCGCGCCGACGTCGAGCGCCTGGCCGCAACGGGCGCACCCCCGCCGGCGCCGCCTGCCACTCAAGGACTCGCGCTGTCCGCGGAGGCTGCCGTCCCGGAGACACCCCCATCGCCCCTGCCCACCGCGCTGTCGCCCGCAGTCACGCCACCCGGCGAGACGCCGCCCGCCGTCGTCCCGCCCGCCGCCGTTGCGCCGAGTATCGTGCCCGCCCCCGCCACGTCGGCCGCTGTCGCGTCACCCGGTGCCGCGCCTGACTCCGGCGTGCCGGCCGGGGAGAGCGTGCAGCGGCTGAGCGGGAATCAGCGGGCCGTCGGAAGGACGGTGAGCCTTTCGCATCGGACGATCCCCGCCGCCTACACCGCCATAAAAGTCGACGTAGGCAAGGCCACCGCAGCCGCCCGCGACCTCACCAAGCGCCTGCGCAAGCTCGTCGGCCTGCCCGACCTCCTCATCGCCGCCGTCGCCCGCCTGCACCAGGACTTCCCGCTGTGCTTCGCCACCCTCCTGGACGAGGACACGGCCGCCGTCCCCGACGCCCCCGACGTGGGCGTAACGATCGATCTCGGCACCGGCCTGTACGTGCCGGTCATCCGGGACGCGCACGACAAGGGGATCGAGGAGATCGCCGGGGAGCTGGCCGGCTTCCGGAGGCTGGCCCAGCGCGGCGGGTTCAGGCAGGAGCACCTGGACGGCGGCAACATCGTCGTCACCCTGCACCACGACCGTGACATCGTCATGGCCGTCCCCATCGTCTTCCCGGGCCAGGCGTGCGCCCTCGCGCTCACCTCGCCGCAGCGGGAGGGCGAGCGCACCGTGGCGGTGATCGGGCTGGCCTACGACCACCGGCTGGTCAACGGCAGGGACGCCGTCCTGTTCCTCCAGGCGCTCAAGGAAGGGCTAGAGGCGGCGTCGTTCGAGGGACTGTAGGCCGACCAGGTCGTCGGGCGCGGCGTCGGCGGCGTCGTCCACCAGGGACGGCAGCCGGGACCGGAGCGCCACGACCGCCAGCACCGCCATCGCGACCGCGAACAGGACGTACATCAACCCCACCCCCCGCCCCGCCCCCGTTCCGATCAGCGCGCCGACGGTGGAGGCGAGCGGCCCGTCCGGGGCGAGCAGCGGGTCGAACACCGCCGCCCCGTACGGCGCCACGAGCCCGAACCCCAGCGGCAGCGTCGACCAGGCGATCAGCGTGTTCAGCGCGAACACCCGCCCGTGGAAGCGCTGCGGCACCTTCACCTGCACGATCGTGGCGTAGACCCCGTTGAGCAGCGTCACCCACAACGACATCCCGAACGCCCCGATCCCGATCGTCACCAGATCCGGCCGCAACCCCGTGACCAGGCAGAACACGGCCAGCGCGAGCGTGCACCAGAGCACCGCCCGCATCCGCCGGTGGCCCGGCCCGCCCCACACCGTCATCGCCAGGCCGCCGAGCAGCACCCCGAGCCCCGACAGGAACGAGATCCGCCCCACGTCCTGCAGCCCCGCGAACGACAGCACCAGCGGCGAGATCATCAGGAAGAGCGGCGACAGGAACACGTTCAGGACCGCGAAGAACAGCAGCATCCGCCGGAAGCCGAGCTGCCCCCACGAATACCGGAACCCGGCCACCAGCTCCGTCATGACCGGCTCCTTGCGCCGCCAGGCCATCGCCCGGGGGAAGCGCACCAGCAGCGTCACGGCGATCGCGAACACGTAGCTGACCACGTCCAGGACCAGGATGCCCCCGAGCCCGACGACCGCCATCAGCCCGGCGGCCGCCAGCGGCACGATGAGCTGCGTCATCCCCCCGGCCATCTGCACGATGCCGTTCGCGTGGCCGAGGTGCCGCTTGGGCACGAGCTGCGGCACGGCCGAGCTGTAGGCGAGGCGCTGGAACGTGAGCGCCACCGACAGCAGCGCGAGCAGCGGGTAGACGTGCCAGGTCTGCAGGTTGCCGGTCCACAGCAGCACGCCGAGCAGGAGCTGCGTCCCGAGTGCGGCGAAGTCGCCGCCGAGCATCACGGTACGGCGGTCGCTGCGGTCCACGATGGCGCCCGCCAGCGGGGCCACCACCATCCCCGGCACCAGGCCGAGCACGGCGAGCAGGGCGAACTGGGCCAGGGAGCCCGTGGTGAGATAGATCCAGATCGGAATGGCGAACTCGGTCAGTGCCGAGCCCATGATCGACAGCAGCTGGCCCCCGGCCACGGCCAGGAACCGCCGCATGCTGGGTTGCGGCCCGGCGAGCGATCCCCGAGCCGGGGCCGGCCGTGCGGATGGGATGAGGTGGGAGGTGTCGTGCAGGCGCCAGTTCGGGCCCGACGCCGGCTCGCCCGTCTCCAGGGCGAGGTGGGTGCGGGTCACGATCTCGGCCAGCTCCTGCGCCCGATATTTCAGGAAAAAGTGTCCGGCCTCATCCAGCTCCACCACCGCGGCCGTCGGACTCAGGAAGTGCCACTCGCGATACCGCTCCTCGAAGTACTCGGTAGCCGGATCCCGCTCGCCCGCCACACTGATCACCGGCGCCCGCAACGGCTCCACCGCGCTCTCGAACAGCCCGGTGAAATACTCCTCCGCGGCCTCCGTGTCCTCGCGCATGTTCCTGATGATGTGCCGCGCCTGTCCCGGATCGAGCTCGCTCATGTCGAGCCCCATCGAGGTCAGCCAGTTGGCGTAGCTGCGGTCGCTGCGCAGGTACTCCCGCCGCGCCACCCGGGACAGCGCCGCCAGAACCCGGTTCCCCGGCCGGGCGAACGGGAAGATCGCCCCGATGTAGACCGCTTCGAGCCGCCGCCCCGCCGCCTCCAGCCGCCGCGCGATGGCGACCGTCAGCGCCGACCCGACCCCGCAGTGCCCGTACAGCGCGAGCGGCCCCCGTACCTTCTCCAGGATCTCCCGCACGCACCGGTCGGCCACCTCCTCCAGAGGCAGCCGGTCATCCTCCAGCCCCACGTCGTGCCCGGGGATCGCGACCGCCCACAGCGCGTGCGTGGCGGGCAGCGCGTCGGCCAGCGGCTGATAGGCCACCGCGGCGCCCCCGCCGTACGGGACGCACACGTACGTGAGCTCGGCACGGGCGCGGCGCGGCGTCAGCTCGTGCAGCAGCCCGCGCGGCCCGGCGGCGCCCCCGTCGGCGAACGCGGCCAGCTCGCGCACCGTCGGATGCTTGAACAGGTCCACCACCGCGACCGGCGACGGGAGCCGCCTGCGCAGGCGCGCCACGACCTTGATGGCCAGCAGCGAGTGCCCGCCGACGTCGAAGAAGTCGTCGTCGACGCCGAAGTCCGCCCCGTCGAGCACCTCCGCCCAGACGGCGCTCACCAGGCGTTCGGTGTCGGTCTCCGGCCGGGTGCGCGTTCCTGCCGGAGCGGCGGAGGGGGCGGGGAGGCGGCGGCGGTCCACCTTGCCGTTGGACGTGAGGGGCAGGCTCGGGAGGGCGACGAAACGGGCGGGGATCATGTACGCGGGCAGCGTCTCGGCGAGGTGGGCGCGCAGCCGCACCGGGTCCAGGCGCGGCGTGACCACGTACGCGACGAGCTGCGCCCCCGTGCCCCGCCCGTCGGTCGTGACCACGCACTCGGTCACGTCGGGGTGGCGGGCGAGATGGGTCTCGATCTCGCCCAGCTCGATCCGGTAGCCGCGGATCTTGACCTGGGCGTCGGCCCGGCCGAGGAACTCGATGACGCCGTCGGCGGCGTACCGGCCGAGGTCGCCCGTGCGGTAGAGGCGCTCGCCGGTGCGGGGGTGGGTGCGGAAGGAGGCGGCCGTCCGCTCGGGGTCGCGCCAGTAGCCGGTGGCGACGCCCGCGCCGCCGATGTACAGGTCGCCGGGCACGCCGACGGGCATGTCCCGCAGCCCGGGGCCGAGGACGTGGAACGTCTGGTTGGCCAGGGGGCGGCCGTACGGGATGGAGGTCCAGGCCGGGTCCACCCGGCCGATCGGGTACGAGATGGACCAGATCGACCCCTCGGTGGCGCCGCCCAGGCTGATGACCTCGGCGTCCGGGGCGAGGGCGCGGATGCGGTCGGGGAGCGTCAGCGGGATCCAGTCGCCCGACAGCAGGACCAGGCGCAGCGAGCCGAGGTCGGCGCCCTCGTGCTCGGCGTGGTCCACCAGGAGCTCCATGAGGGCGGGCACGGAGTTCCAGACGGTGACGCGTTCCCGCTCCACCAGGCGGGCCCAGGCGGCCGGGTCCTTGTCGGCGGCCGGGTCGCCTATGACGAGGGTCGCCCCGACGGCC
This region includes:
- a CDS encoding 2-oxo acid dehydrogenase subunit E2 gives rise to the protein MAEIRVPKLNTNDSAYVLLEWLVADGAPVRGDDVVASVETSKTVEELVSGHDGILVHLVPAGADCTPGQPIARITSHPAPVAAGSGEALPSTAPLITAPAQALIDELGIDPARVRALPVKVVRRADVERLAATGAPPPAPPATQGLALSAEAAVPETPPSPLPTALSPAVTPPGETPPAVVPPAAVAPSIVPAPATSAAVASPGAAPDSGVPAGESVQRLSGNQRAVGRTVSLSHRTIPAAYTAIKVDVGKATAAARDLTKRLRKLVGLPDLLIAAVARLHQDFPLCFATLLDEDTAAVPDAPDVGVTIDLGTGLYVPVIRDAHDKGIEEIAGELAGFRRLAQRGGFRQEHLDGGNIVVTLHHDRDIVMAVPIVFPGQACALALTSPQREGERTVAVIGLAYDHRLVNGRDAVLFLQALKEGLEAASFEGL
- a CDS encoding non-ribosomal peptide synthetase/MFS transporter, with the protein product MTELTQAQRALLTQRLRRRGGSRPAIPALPADRPPPLSYAQERLWFMEQYAPGNAAYTIPLVRRVRGPLRADALAAALRRVCERHQPLRTRFPAGADGQPDVLVSDESEVPLTVAAAGSAEEARELVGPFLAEPFDLVAGPVMRALLVRLAPDDHVLALAVHHIAADGWSANLLLREILAFCTGGTAPELPITYGDFAAWQRERADGDVGYWRDRLAGLQPLELPADAPRPPELTYAGAAHHFAIAPELAERLDRLGGEHRATPYMVLLAAFAVLLGRYAGQDDVAIGSPVAGRALPELDNLVGCFVNLLAMRVDLSGDPSFEELLDRVRELATDAYSHQEVPFERLVSELNVAREPSRSPVFQVLLAMQNYGGEPEPGPLTLEGFEPGVWATRFDLELYTGGGGAFLFVYNTALFSAERIERMAGHLVTLLEGVAADPAAPVSELELLTPRELDERRRWNDTAVDLGPPGLLHEPVMSGADSGAVAVRHPGGEITYGELRRRVRSLAAELRAAGAGPGRLVAVVMERGWEQVVAVLAVNAAGAAYLPIDADLPDQRRFELIERGGCAIAVTQPWLELSWPAGVTRLAVLPDADAPPFDCPASPADLAYVIFTSGSTGAPKGVMIEHRAALNTVRDLNQRFRVGPADRFLALSALSFDLSVYDVYGALAVGATLVIGDPAADKDPAAWARLVERERVTVWNSVPALMELLVDHAEHEGADLGSLRLVLLSGDWIPLTLPDRIRALAPDAEVISLGGATEGSIWSISYPIGRVDPAWTSIPYGRPLANQTFHVLGPGLRDMPVGVPGDLYIGGAGVATGYWRDPERTAASFRTHPRTGERLYRTGDLGRYAADGVIEFLGRADAQVKIRGYRIELGEIETHLARHPDVTECVVTTDGRGTGAQLVAYVVTPRLDPVRLRAHLAETLPAYMIPARFVALPSLPLTSNGKVDRRRLPAPSAAPAGTRTRPETDTERLVSAVWAEVLDGADFGVDDDFFDVGGHSLLAIKVVARLRRRLPSPVAVVDLFKHPTVRELAAFADGGAAGPRGLLHELTPRRARAELTYVCVPYGGGAAVAYQPLADALPATHALWAVAIPGHDVGLEDDRLPLEEVADRCVREILEKVRGPLALYGHCGVGSALTVAIARRLEAAGRRLEAVYIGAIFPFARPGNRVLAALSRVARREYLRSDRSYANWLTSMGLDMSELDPGQARHIIRNMREDTEAAEEYFTGLFESAVEPLRAPVISVAGERDPATEYFEERYREWHFLSPTAAVVELDEAGHFFLKYRAQELAEIVTRTHLALETGEPASGPNWRLHDTSHLIPSARPAPARGSLAGPQPSMRRFLAVAGGQLLSIMGSALTEFAIPIWIYLTTGSLAQFALLAVLGLVPGMVVAPLAGAIVDRSDRRTVMLGGDFAALGTQLLLGVLLWTGNLQTWHVYPLLALLSVALTFQRLAYSSAVPQLVPKRHLGHANGIVQMAGGMTQLIVPLAAAGLMAVVGLGGILVLDVVSYVFAIAVTLLVRFPRAMAWRRKEPVMTELVAGFRYSWGQLGFRRMLLFFAVLNVFLSPLFLMISPLVLSFAGLQDVGRISFLSGLGVLLGGLAMTVWGGPGHRRMRAVLWCTLALAVFCLVTGLRPDLVTIGIGAFGMSLWVTLLNGVYATIVQVKVPQRFHGRVFALNTLIAWSTLPLGFGLVAPYGAAVFDPLLAPDGPLASTVGALIGTGAGRGVGLMYVLFAVAMAVLAVVALRSRLPSLVDDAADAAPDDLVGLQSLERRRL